One region of Rhodohalobacter mucosus genomic DNA includes:
- a CDS encoding bifunctional nuclease family protein translates to MQNIRMDILGLSTSPSSGGAYALILSEMEGNRRLPIIIGTFEAQAIALELESIKPPRPMTHDLLKNMVLSFNSNVEQVIINDLNEGTFFAQIHCSRDSESFELDARPSDAIALAIRFGAPIFVNSTVLDEAGIETEETLEKTESKVKGDEGKKEMSKLEALEKELKTAVETENYEKAAKLRDQIQKMKG, encoded by the coding sequence TTGCAGAATATACGAATGGATATACTGGGTTTGTCGACCAGTCCCAGCAGTGGAGGAGCTTATGCCCTGATTCTTTCAGAAATGGAAGGGAATCGCAGGCTGCCGATCATCATTGGTACTTTTGAAGCTCAGGCTATTGCACTGGAGCTTGAAAGCATTAAACCGCCAAGGCCGATGACGCACGATTTATTGAAAAACATGGTGCTCAGTTTTAATTCGAATGTAGAACAGGTCATAATTAACGATTTAAACGAAGGTACGTTCTTTGCACAAATTCACTGTTCCAGAGACAGTGAATCGTTTGAACTGGATGCACGGCCCAGTGATGCCATTGCTCTGGCAATCCGATTCGGTGCTCCGATATTTGTGAACAGCACCGTGCTGGATGAAGCGGGCATTGAAACCGAAGAAACCCTGGAAAAAACCGAAAGCAAGGTGAAAGGAGACGAAGGCAAGAAAGAGATGTCGAAACTGGAGGCGCTCGAAAAAGAGTTGAAAACAGCTGTTGAAACCGAAAACTATGAAAAAGCTGCCAAGCTTCGCGACCAAATCCAAAAAATGAAGGGGTAG
- a CDS encoding translation initiation factor, with protein MKASIKETRNPKTGKPVTVITGITHNPQVIEKLTRKLKGACGAGGHIEGKTIIIQGSHTDKISDMLAKDGYSVSS; from the coding sequence TTGAAAGCAAGTATTAAAGAAACCAGAAACCCGAAAACAGGAAAACCTGTAACGGTTATTACAGGTATTACTCATAATCCGCAGGTTATTGAAAAGCTTACCAGGAAGCTGAAAGGCGCTTGTGGTGCGGGAGGCCATATTGAAGGTAAAACCATCATAATTCAGGGTTCACACACTGACAAAATCAGCGACATGCTTGCAAAAGATGGGTATTCCGTATCTTCCTGA
- a CDS encoding response regulator — protein MADQPKKILLVEDDGVQQVIMERFINKLGHTVLATVSEGKAAVQSALKLKGVDLIIMDIRLSDDVDGIEAMKQIRQKSDVKVIYVTGNTEAATKERASETKFEDYIEKPVTPEKLKGAIQKAFS, from the coding sequence GTGGCTGATCAACCCAAAAAAATTCTTCTTGTTGAAGATGATGGAGTTCAACAGGTTATAATGGAGAGATTCATCAATAAGCTTGGCCATACGGTTTTGGCAACCGTTTCTGAAGGGAAGGCCGCCGTTCAATCTGCCCTTAAGCTGAAAGGAGTTGACTTAATAATCATGGATATCCGTCTCAGCGATGATGTGGACGGTATTGAGGCAATGAAGCAAATTCGCCAGAAGTCGGATGTGAAGGTAATTTATGTTACCGGAAACACGGAAGCGGCTACAAAAGAAAGAGCGTCAGAGACAAAATTTGAAGACTATATCGAGAAACCGGTTACGCCGGAAAAGCTTAAAGGTGCTATTCAGAAAGCTTTCAGTTAG